Below is a genomic region from Biomphalaria glabrata chromosome 3, xgBioGlab47.1, whole genome shotgun sequence.
tgggttgcctgactcacacaagaaaaccaacgactaaGCAGAGCTTAAGTCAGtgactaacatgcatgactagatggatACATGAAATGCACAGGGCGttattctcttctttttttatgataagaattcttttttttttaaatagttggcaacagtgaagcgtccttgacattatttagttcATCTTGAAAAACTCCCTTACGATATCCGGAGCCATGGCACTAACGGAGCCCCATCTTCAAAGAAGTAACGTcgcgcactttttttttaacccattTCATCCTGCAATGTCATGGTGTCGGACGAAAAAAAATTACGTTTCGACAGAAAAAGTTTTACACGTGTCTTTCAGCCTTTCATTGGCTCGATTTAAACAGGACTGTGAAAACTTCAAACCCTTTATAAACGGGTTTGGTGAGCTAGAGAAAGAGCTCGTCACAAAAATATTCCAGAATCCATCACTCTACAAGGGATACAATTTTCTTTAGATTACTTCAGTGatgcaaacaaaatttaaaaaaatcaaatgttcaACGCGTTGCTATCTAGCCCAACGCAACACATATTTCATATTAGGTGCATGGGAAAGAAAATATGCATACGTGGGGAAGGGGTTGAGGCGGGTGATGGATGAAAGGTGACAAGACTCATATGTAGCTTAAAAGGTTATGGAGAAGGTCAATagatgaaattaaaacattacgtcaaaaaaaagctttaaaaggGGGGCTGGAGAGTAAGATGATCATGCGACAGATGTGGCCAAAGTGCAAGAAAACACATTATGCAGATCgtaaaggggagagagagagagcgtgagagagagaaattttGCGATATAAAGAAAATTGTATCTACagatcagtggcgtagttagggttTGGGGGCCAGGGGTTTGACCTCTTTAGTGTtggaggcccctgcattttgacattagacatcatgacatgagatgatggcgtaatatttaaagtaaatcaaatttcggacactcatttggggtccTCCCTCCAGTTGGGGTCCTGGAAATTTTGTAATTTGGACCCCACTccctcccaccctagctacgccactgctgcaGATAGACTTTAAGAAAAGTAGAAGAATTTACACTGATGGGAATTGGTGATTAGGATATGTAACAGGAGGAAGACATTGTATCAAAAGAATACAATATATCAacaaaagggagataatatatCCACTACTTAATAGCAGACctcataaaaataattttgctcCTAATTAGATTGCGACAGCTGTTACACGTGCGACCTAGATCTATTCAAAATGATTATTCCCTGTCATAAAATATGATAAAGAAAGACTCACAATATTGAGCATCTGTCAACAAAAGGCTGTGGTGACGCCAGGCTAATAATGTAGAAGGCGCGAATATATCAGAGTCCGTTCTGTAGGTAAATGTCCAGTTGAAGACATTCTTCCAGCGATCGTAGGGAACtgcagagaaaataaaaaagtaaaatattttttttaaaacttagataatacatttttacgactggattatttttaaaattgttttttgtttagggcAACTTTCGAGCTTATAGCATGTGCATGTCAAATGCGTTTTGGTCCAATCACTGTTAAGGGAGGGGGTGTATATCTAGAGAAGGTGCTGCCCTTAATGGAAGGTCAACGTgtttagccactgagctattcaagtacttcTAAAAGTAgaagttttttattttctattgttAGTGTAAAAATTTAGCGAAAGTACTCATTTTcaacacaaggcttatctccccttagattagtaaattttctttataaagtAAAACTCAAGATTCCATCAAGACAGACGCAATAAGTTAATATTAAGTTAGTCAAAATTTGAAGCGATTCCTCTTCGACACTCAGCTACAAATGCAATTTTAATAAAAAGCCGTCTACATTATGATATAAACAGCTGTCGATTTTTCCTTCTTTTGGTTGTTGTTTCTATAttatgaaaatacttttttttaaaggcattacTAAGAGTAAGAACGTCAAAATCACTGTCATACATTTATATCTCAATACAGTCTGCAAGGTTGAACTTTTTCTATATACAACCAAACTAATCAATAACAACGAATTGATAAACTAtttggttaatgttttgattaATTCAGATGTTGTCATGGACTATGAATATTTGTGTGGaggcaacagcttggggttagggcgaaAGGCACAAGagagattttattttatgaaatgtATCAATAAACAATTATCTTTTTATTCATCAGGCTTCTAGCATTAGTTTATCACTGGCCCTAACATCCTTGGACATTTTCTCAAGATTGTAAACCAACTTTGGGATGACAATGCCAATCACTGGagagtttttttctctttttctcttccacCAAAAGAGCGAAAACTATTTTTTCCTTTACTGTGAaagcagaaaaaacaacaacagattctGTGAATCTCAgagaatatatttgttttaataaacaAGGAGAAATATACGTACACATGTTCTTAAAGGAGGttgtctaaaaataaattatcaccCTTTCTGCCTTTTTGTGAGTGAATTCAATTGTTTAAACTAGAAGAGCTCTCAAATGATTGAATGTGATTGATGGTTTTTAtgcgttaaccgtcggccacatctgacctatagatcgcatTGTATGAACGGGTACTTTACTAGTAAGCAGCACAATGATAGTCGGACAATTAACTCTTTATGCCTGTCGGACGAAGGACACGACCCCTAAAAGGACATCATGCCCAGTTGTCTGGAAGTCCTGTGGTTGAGGTATTTGGGTTAGAGTTAGGAGGACACGACCCCAAAAAGGACATCATGTCCAGTTGTCTGGAAGTCCtgtggttgatttttttttaaatttacctgGGTATGTGTAATGTACAGGGGACTCCCAGAATGCCTTGACCCAAATTTGTCCAACAGGCCGACTCGGTACTGGAGTATTTCCTAAGTATCCAACAAAGAAGACCAAGACATCTGCCGTAGATTGAAACTTCCCGGTGACGTCAAAATGACAGTTACTGTACTCACAAGAGCGGAAATCTCGATTATGGTGGTTCAGTTTGGAGTCATTGAACCATGCAGGACAGTTGAAACAGGATATCACCTTAGTCCTTGTGTTGCCCTTGGTAACGTAGTCCGGCACAGAGCTTGGAGGCAGACACACTTTGGGCGTGATGATGTATTGAGATTTAAACTCATGATCTTCAGCAGGTTCGAATCCCATGTCCTTTAGCTCCGACCTTAACCTTGTCTTGTCCAAGGAAGATGGCCCTAGGCAGACCAAAGACTGAGTTACATTACTCGAATCACTCTTGGCCATGATTTGAATCGCATACTTTGTGTCATTATACAATGTGTCATTATAATATTTCTCATGAACTATAGAGACGTTATGTCCCCATTTCATTAAAAGGCTAAACGGGGAGACATTCTGTTCATACAAAAATCCACTGTATCCCAAGAACAACACGGACATCAGAACGAAAAATATGAAAAACGTACTTTTCATGCAAAGGGACGTACAGCGCAATTGTTCCTGGATCATTGTTTGTAAATATTCATCAACACAATTAGTTTGTAAAATGCACACCACCTGtgataattttgaatattattttttgtaacagTATCTCTTACACTGTGGCAATGAGCACATTAAATCCACAATCAATACAATAACTAAGCTCACAAAGTACATTGTGGCACCGGTTCTCTGTCCTAGCACCATTCTTACGGCCTTTACGGAAAGAGAGAATCTGCCTCTGCTCGCTGCAAGAACTGAGCCCTAATGAATATTTATCAAGGCTGACCACACCAGCACGGCCACACATCTACACGGTCTTAAAGTTACAAAAGTAGCCCACTTTGTCAGCCATCTTGACGTCCTTTCTTCGTTGCAATCTGCTGGATTTCTAATCTTTTCTATACATGCTTCATGGGGTAATTACTTTTCGTTTgtcctataaataaatatagatttcaTTGATTATAAACACTTTAATTTATAAACAGTAATGTAGCAAAGGTCAATGTAAGAAATTGTATTGTAATTATGCATACAGAAAATAATGAGacatataaaatgaaaatactTCACATTCTTATCGGCAAATAATTTTCTATTTAGTTAGACGGATGGAAGCACTAGCTGATCCAGAACCTTGAAGTGGggagggggcgattttttttccaaaccctaaccctaacgcccagtaaaccctaaccctatgcataaacgtgcgtacagcatatatatatatatatatatatatatatatatatatatatatatatatatatatatatatatatatgagaaaaaaaagtagcatttctcaaccttcggcgaaaaacaaaacgactgcggcagcgctataaggttccctagtggggttcggggcaaagccccgacgccaaaagcgttttcttgcttttttcactgcagaaacgttttctcctgacatatacagctcattattcataaaaggaagcgttttctggcattcttgaATACAGAAactcattctcctgacatctacagctcattatttatcaatagaGTTCGGGGCAAAGAAcggacgccaaaagcgttttcttgcattcttcaatgcagaaacgcattctcctgacaactacagctcattattcatcagtggggttccgacgccaaaaatgttttcttgcatacttcactgcagaaactcctgacctaaagctcattattcatactattaaaaaaggacctttcgaataatgttgtacttgaaaaatattctaatatgaatttataggcccttaatacattgcaaataaaaccgatttgttccttgaaaagataagatacctcacatatttagattttggcttagAGGATCAacgctgcaaaaaaaaaaaattctataaataatattcaataaaattaaagtataaattgtgagttatagtcccaaatttatttaactagaaaactATCACATTGAggaaaggttgggaaaaggcgactatgaatgaattatttgggtttagaactcatctcaatcatgactcttatactgaaaaatttcgtttgagttctaactttcttaaaataattatgatagattcatgtgtaattacataaactctatctggaaatgggaggggcggtagattgaaaacgattaatcctcgctcgtttaataatttctgctaaagattgcatttgacATTACAAAATAGGGGTGGAGcgactcaactaattttgttcataaactatgattctccataaaaatagttttgtgCTGTTTCTCTGTCCCCCAGTCAGtccatttagatctcaaaactaaataagatattgaaaatcggatttaattatatttcaacGGCtaattacaaagattatatcaactctttctgcctgtctgtctggtaaaaagtttgtacacgttatttgcCTCACACCCTACCTTGGATTAAtctgaaatttggcacaattatttcttttacctaaaaaaaaacaaaacactagaatcaataaaaagaaggTTATAAAGACAATtaatgtggaaacacaaactcaaaatcggtcgcCCGAAGTAGTCCGCTATGGCAGTTGAAAATATGAAGGTttgaatattttcagaaagaatattagGATAGGtggccggatagtaaaaaagtaCACATTGTACCTATTGAATAGTGGACCTCGCTTCATTAATGTCTGTTATAGCATTGTACCTATTGAATAGTGGACCTCGCTTCATtaatgtctgttatagaatatattcacttttatatttaaattttaaaacataataatgtgcttaaaataGGGTCTAGGGGCCTATATGAATATGCactaaacaacttttattacaaagacaatgcgtgttaatataaatagaaatgaaactttatatcATAAATGcactttacatacagagcagcaatgatTAGCACATTTTTTTCACATGACTTAACCTTTGACTGAGTTAGTTAAAAAGTTAACATGTCAAGATGTTAAATTCCTTgatgtcagggggaggtatggcgagagtgaatgttagtttgatattttggtatgatagttatatccccttgtatATGTATTCCCAGATTGTGAATGTGAACAGTCTTGCACGTGTTCGGAACTGAAGGGTTCGTTGAATgtaagagagagtgtgttaagGTAGTGATGTCTTGCTAActgtccaggaaggttggacgttgctcCCTGGTCtggtgtttatgtatttatatatttcctAAAGTTGATGGACTGATGGTTTTGTATTACTATTTATTGAAGTTGATGTCACCGTgagcttattgaatattaaagtattatttatatttccatAGACATCTATAGTTGGAGCTAAAGTGTATCAAGTAGTAATAGTTCCTATTTGAGTAACTAAGCAAGTATTAAGTAATTGTAATGGAGTATGAAAGAACCCTCTAGCGAGCCATGTCGAGCCAAAGCATAGAAATTGAACCTGACACTTCGCGCTCACCAGCGTCTGTCTAGCTGAGCGGATAGATCTCCAGAgctagagatgaacaactcccattccctttttatttgtttagtccatcacattgagtttattgATAGACAGGTGAACACAAGTCAAAATatgatggacgtaggtttaaggTCAGCATATTGCCACTCTCTGGAGTTCACACCTTACGAGGGAACTGGGTTTGTTTAAGTTGTAGTACATCTTTATTAGtgggctggacttcaagccacgcCTCTACACGGGTAACCACGtgtatctccagaggtagagatatttctttagtccatcacattgagtttattgatagacaggtgaccacaagtcaaaTATGATGGACGTaggcactctctagaggtcacacttTACgggggaactgagtttgttaaattggtagtaaatcttaattaaggcgctggacttcaagccacacctctacacGGGTCAATGAATTTGCTTATTTTGAGAAAACCACAATGGCGAGATTTCATAGCCCaataagccagtaactaattattttgtagataaAAGTAAAAGTCTCAGCTTAGTGTAGACACCGCTATTCCTTATTTTATTTAGTGAGTCCTTGACactcaatttattgatagacattcaCCATTTTTAAACCAGAATGGATAAACGCAACATGCTAAGATAGCATACTGActctgtaaataaatataacagCTCTATTACTTTTTTCTAACgttttaacttgaatattactcctgcagttaagtgtcttgatttgataacgaTATTCTGAATAATTTTGGTGTGTCAAGTAATTACTCGTtattacgattttttaaaacttaagatgcctacttagccactgtgtatcaggccaGGACGCGACACACCTGTGCCCTTTTGTTACAGTTACAGAAATCACGATAAAATCAGTGTAATAATTAAGGGAGGTGTTTCTTGGGCCTACATGCGtttttgcacaataaaataaaacaaagatatgcatgtgtgtgtctgtgtgtgtattttttccGCCTTGTATTAACCCTTTCGAGAGAAAGTTACTTTCATTGTTTCATTCTattgactttaaaaataaacggaaaaccttacagtcaAGTTTAAAATCACAATTAAAAAATTGATCTAAAACGCCgcaattagatctagcaaaaCAAAGGAACAAACCTACTGGAGAGGTCACAaaacacttgacctctgtaCCTTGTGTACTGATacaatagatctacatacttgactaaccatgctaagtgttatttttttttacccgacCGCTCAACACTTTTGCGTATGCCCAACGAGTGatggtctacactctacaccatcaactatacacactacaccatcagctatacacactacaccatcagctatacacactacaccttcaactatacacactacaccaggactacatgtgtaggcccactacgtctatctgaccaggttgttaaaaacAGTCTAACAcaatctatttattattttgggTAGGCATTTTCTTCTATATTTGGTTTTCCTAattgcttttagatctatataaatgtagatctaaacataaatCTCAATAACAGGCGTACAGACTACAAATTAATCTATGCTTCGGCATCATCTAAGGTTGAAGCTATAAATAGGTGTACTTGTTCCCGGTGGTAATAAAAAATCGATTGCCACAAATGGATCaatctaaaacaataaatattgacaACGCTTCAGattacaactattaactaacagctactatcagtattaagccctaTTGATGCCGGAACCAGTAGCGGTCATTTACCAGATCAATTATTATCGTCATTACAAACATGTTTCTAAAAGGAGTTTGGCTAAATACCTTTCCTTAGCAAATCGTTGAACCgaagcgaggctcggtcacctagTAGGCCATATTAAGAGCTTAATCGTAAGGAATTGATGGGTTTTAAGAGTGTTCCTGGCAAAATAAACAGATACACCAACTATTTCAACCGTAGCGTAGCCGGGGTATTAGTTAATTATGTCTTAAATTTCATTACTTAATCCAATGTAATACTCATCAAAAGCACATGTCTTTAGTATTGTGCTTTGTTTCAAAGTGATACTGTTGTACCGTACTCCGAAAATGCTTTTGACAGATGGTATGCTAATTGCAAAAATAGTGCTCTGGCTTATTCTTAATCATCGCCTTTGGTGTTTATTCTCTCGACAACGCAATGATTCAGCCACATTGGCTTGAAgaggttctagatctattcctcaCATTCAAATTTGAAGAAGGTGGAGTGCTCATGTTTAAAAGTAATTAGCTCTACGTACTTACAGAATCCAGTTTAGAACTTTCAAAAAGCTGACACTGTGTTATTTCATCACTAATGAATCCATTACAAATACAGATGTTTCAAAAACGACTCCATTTTTATTACCACGAATGACTGATGACTGACAGCACATAGAAAGAACAAACTTTAGAAATCTGTGTAC
It encodes:
- the LOC106059112 gene encoding alpha-(1,3)-fucosyltransferase C-like isoform X2: MIQEQLRCTSLCMKSTFFIFFVLMSVLFLGYSGFLYEQNVSPFSLLMKWGHNVSIVHEKYYNDTLYNDTKYAIQIMAKSDSSNVTQSLVCLGPSSLDKTRLRSELKDMGFEPAEDHEFKSQYIITPKVCLPPSSVPDYVTKGNTRTKVISCFNCPAWFNDSKLNHHNRDFRSFPYDRWKNVFNWTFTYRTDSDIFAPSTLLAWRHHSLLLTDAQYLELARNKTKMAAWFVSNCDTPSQREQYVQVLQKYIEVDIYGKCGNLSCPRSAGSDCESLLGKSYKFYLSFENSLCLDYVTEKVFQRLATRSHVIPVVRGGFNYTKYLPSGWFVNAADFPNARELAVYLKGLGNDPQKYAAMLKEKDKLVTLGYKNDYCDFCEKLHTDQRTKIISDIKEWSHKATCYSPIDVT
- the LOC106059112 gene encoding alpha-(1,3)-fucosyltransferase C-like isoform X1; translation: MIQEQLRCTSLCMKSTFFIFFVLMSVLFLGYSGFLYEQNVSPFSLLMKWGHNVSIVHEKYYNDTLYNDTKYAIQIMAKSDSSNVTQSLVCLGPSSLDKTRLRSELKDMGFEPAEDHEFKSQYIITPKVCLPPSSVPDYVTKGNTRTKVISCFNCPAWFNDSKLNHHNRDFRSCEYSNCHFDVTGKFQSTADVLVFFVGYLGNTPVPSRPVGQIWVKAFWESPVHYTYPVPYDRWKNVFNWTFTYRTDSDIFAPSTLLAWRHHSLLLTDAQYLELARNKTKMAAWFVSNCDTPSQREQYVQVLQKYIEVDIYGKCGNLSCPRSAGSDCESLLGKSYKFYLSFENSLCLDYVTEKVFQRLATRSHVIPVVRGGFNYTKYLPSGWFVNAADFPNARELAVYLKGLGNDPQKYAAMLKEKDKLVTLGYKNDYCDFCEKLHTDQRTKIISDIKEWSHKATCYSPIDVT